A genomic segment from Brevundimonas sp. SORGH_AS_0993 encodes:
- a CDS encoding TlyA family RNA methyltransferase, with amino-acid sequence MKSRIDQLLVARGLFDSRSRARAAIEAGLVRADGVVVRKPSEAVADDAVLDARPAHRWVGRGALKLDHALTLWPIAVEGRIALDVGASTGGFTEVCLDRGAAKVFAVDVGSGQMHPTVAANPRVTNLERTDARDLTPALIPQAPSLIVCDASFISLIKVLPAVLDLAAQGADLITLVKPQFEADRPGTGKKGVVKDPAAHAAAVQRVRDWLEAAGWAVQATTVSPVTGGDGNVEFLLWATKPDREP; translated from the coding sequence GTGAAGAGCCGCATCGACCAGCTGCTGGTCGCGCGGGGCCTGTTCGACAGCCGGTCGCGAGCGCGGGCCGCCATCGAGGCCGGGCTGGTCAGGGCCGACGGCGTCGTGGTGCGAAAGCCGTCCGAAGCGGTGGCCGACGACGCCGTTCTGGACGCCCGGCCCGCGCACCGCTGGGTCGGGCGCGGCGCGCTGAAGCTGGATCACGCCCTGACGCTGTGGCCCATCGCCGTCGAAGGCCGGATCGCGCTGGACGTCGGCGCTTCCACCGGCGGCTTCACCGAGGTGTGCCTGGATCGCGGCGCGGCCAAGGTGTTCGCCGTGGACGTGGGGTCGGGTCAGATGCATCCGACCGTCGCCGCCAACCCTCGCGTCACCAATCTGGAGCGGACGGATGCGCGCGATCTGACGCCGGCGCTGATCCCGCAGGCGCCGTCGTTGATCGTCTGCGACGCCAGCTTCATCAGCCTGATCAAGGTGCTGCCGGCCGTTCTGGATCTGGCGGCGCAGGGGGCGGACCTGATCACCCTGGTGAAACCTCAGTTCGAGGCGGATCGGCCTGGCACAGGCAAGAAGGGGGTGGTCAAGGACCCCGCCGCCCACGCCGCAGCGGTCCAACGGGTGCGGGACTGGCTGGAGGCCGCAGGCTGGGCCGTGCAGGCCACGACCGTAAGCCCCGTCACCGGCGGCGACGGCAACGTCGAGTTCCTGCTGTGGGCCACGAAGCCCGACCGAGAACCTTGA
- a CDS encoding glycine zipper 2TM domain-containing protein: MRISKTSLAAVAALALGVTAAPLAASAQTYYSYGQARNYGTGAYGPSYDYSNRGYGYDPCARERQGRTGAGAVIGGGAGAVIGSQLAARGRRTEGSILGGVLGAVVGSQVGRSSSDACRSYQSYGSNGYYGQGYGYTPSYSEPTYSYYDNRYSGDQGYGYDGYDRRDDYAYDRGGYYNDRPVGNYQNTDGCRLAESRIRLPDGRTDTRYVRTCPDQYGRYRVVD; the protein is encoded by the coding sequence ATGCGTATCTCGAAAACATCGCTGGCCGCCGTCGCCGCCCTGGCTCTGGGCGTCACCGCAGCGCCGCTCGCCGCCTCGGCCCAGACCTATTACAGCTACGGTCAGGCGCGGAACTACGGCACGGGCGCCTATGGCCCGTCCTATGACTATTCCAACCGCGGCTATGGCTACGATCCCTGCGCCCGTGAACGGCAGGGCCGCACCGGCGCGGGTGCGGTGATCGGCGGCGGCGCGGGCGCCGTCATCGGCTCGCAGTTGGCCGCGCGCGGTCGTCGCACCGAAGGCAGCATTCTGGGCGGCGTGCTGGGCGCCGTGGTCGGCTCTCAGGTCGGTCGTTCCAGCTCCGACGCCTGCCGCAGCTATCAAAGCTACGGCTCCAATGGCTACTACGGCCAGGGCTACGGCTATACGCCCAGCTACAGCGAGCCGACCTACAGCTACTACGATAACCGCTACTCCGGCGATCAGGGTTACGGCTACGACGGCTACGACCGCCGCGACGACTACGCCTACGACCGGGGCGGCTATTATAACGACCGCCCGGTGGGGAACTATCAGAACACCGACGGATGCCGCCTGGCGGAAAGCCGCATTCGTCTGCCCGATGGTCGCACGGACACCCGCTACGTCCGCACCTGCCCCGACCAGTACGGCCGCTATCGCGTCGTCGATTAA
- a CDS encoding class I SAM-dependent RNA methyltransferase yields the protein METFRIDRIGGQGDGIAETPNGPVFASLTLPGETVRGRVSDGRLETAEIVAPSADRIAPVSPQYGDCGGCALQHWAAEPYLDWKREQVRLALARERVETEIEPTVAVPSGTRRRVALHARRGEDGRAILGFKARRSWRLVEVVACPVADPRIVQAIPALRRLADAFLEHPKSAPTLHVTWTLTGLDVDVTGVERRSGGGPSGDARSRAVAAAQAADLARLSLAGETLVMARQPKIAFGPATVALPAGGFLQAVPQAEDAMVSRAVAAVKGARKVADLFCGAGTFTFPLATVAPVIAADASKAGIDALKAGINTAKGMKAIAAEARDLFRRPLTPFDLKGCEAIVFDPPRAGAVEQTAQIAAAKAGVVVGVSCNPQTFARDARVLIDAGFRLERVTPVDQFLWSAHVELVGVFRR from the coding sequence ATGGAGACCTTCAGGATCGACCGCATCGGCGGGCAGGGCGACGGGATCGCCGAAACGCCGAACGGGCCGGTCTTCGCCAGCCTGACCCTGCCCGGCGAGACCGTGCGGGGCCGGGTCAGCGACGGTCGGCTGGAAACGGCCGAGATCGTCGCGCCCAGCGCCGACCGGATCGCGCCGGTGTCGCCGCAATATGGCGACTGCGGCGGCTGCGCGCTGCAGCACTGGGCGGCCGAACCCTATCTGGACTGGAAGCGCGAGCAGGTCCGACTGGCCCTGGCGCGAGAGCGGGTCGAGACCGAGATCGAGCCGACAGTGGCCGTGCCGTCGGGCACGCGGCGGCGGGTGGCCCTGCATGCCCGACGCGGCGAGGACGGTCGGGCGATCCTGGGGTTCAAGGCGCGTCGGTCGTGGCGGTTGGTCGAGGTGGTCGCCTGTCCGGTCGCCGATCCCCGCATCGTTCAGGCGATCCCGGCCCTGCGTCGTCTGGCGGACGCCTTTCTGGAGCATCCGAAGTCGGCCCCGACCCTGCATGTCACCTGGACGCTGACGGGGTTGGACGTGGATGTAACGGGGGTGGAGCGCCGATCCGGCGGCGGCCCGTCGGGCGATGCCCGCAGCCGGGCCGTCGCGGCGGCCCAGGCGGCCGATCTGGCGCGGCTGAGCCTGGCCGGAGAAACCCTGGTCATGGCGCGCCAGCCGAAGATCGCCTTCGGTCCGGCGACCGTCGCGCTGCCGGCCGGGGGTTTCCTGCAGGCCGTGCCGCAGGCGGAGGACGCCATGGTGTCGCGCGCCGTGGCCGCCGTGAAGGGCGCCAGAAAGGTCGCCGATCTGTTCTGCGGCGCCGGGACCTTCACCTTTCCGCTGGCGACGGTCGCGCCGGTGATCGCCGCCGACGCCTCCAAGGCCGGGATCGACGCCCTGAAGGCCGGGATCAACACGGCCAAGGGGATGAAGGCCATCGCCGCCGAGGCGCGCGACCTGTTCCGCCGTCCCCTGACGCCGTTCGATCTGAAAGGGTGCGAGGCCATCGTCTTCGACCCGCCGCGCGCCGGAGCCGTCGAACAGACGGCCCAGATCGCGGCCGCCAAGGCGGGCGTCGTGGTGGGGGTGTCATGCAACCCCCAGACCTTTGCACGGGATGCGCGGGTTCTGATCGACGCCGGGTTCCGGCTGGAGCGGGTCACGCCCGTGGATCAATTTCTCTGGTCGGCCCATGTGGAGCTGGTCGGCGTGTTCAGACGGTAG
- a CDS encoding PA0069 family radical SAM protein — protein sequence METAKGRGARSNVTGRYEPQQHEAFDDGWTHDDAQVAPLRTTLTPEHARTIIARNDSPDVGFDRSINPYKGCEHGCIYCYARPAHAWMGLSPGLDFESRLFFKPEGARLLEQAFLAPRYRCKRIHIGGNTDPYQPVERDLQSTRSILQVMQRFNHPFSIITKSVLIARDADILGPMGRAGLASAFVSITTLDRKLARAMEPRASTPAKRLEAISRLADAGCPVGVGFAPVIPGLNDHELESVLEAAAKAGATTAMYVTLRLPLEIKDLFQEWLADARPDRAARVMSLIRQTRGGRDYDPDFAQRMKGRGPVADLIAVRFKAALKRYGLDAPRPLLDESRFHVPADARPQLELFG from the coding sequence ATGGAAACGGCCAAGGGAAGAGGCGCGCGTTCGAATGTCACCGGCCGCTACGAGCCCCAGCAGCATGAAGCGTTCGACGACGGCTGGACGCACGACGACGCCCAGGTCGCGCCGCTGCGCACCACCCTCACGCCCGAACACGCCCGCACCATCATCGCCCGGAACGACAGTCCGGACGTCGGCTTCGACCGCTCCATCAATCCCTACAAAGGTTGCGAACATGGCTGCATCTACTGCTACGCCCGTCCGGCCCATGCCTGGATGGGCCTATCCCCGGGCCTGGATTTCGAGAGCCGGCTCTTCTTCAAGCCCGAGGGCGCACGTCTGCTGGAACAGGCGTTCCTCGCCCCCCGATATCGGTGCAAACGCATCCACATAGGCGGCAACACCGACCCCTATCAGCCGGTGGAGCGGGATCTGCAGTCCACCCGCTCGATCCTTCAGGTGATGCAGCGGTTCAACCATCCGTTCAGCATCATCACCAAGTCGGTGCTGATCGCGCGCGACGCCGACATTCTGGGCCCCATGGGACGGGCCGGCCTGGCCTCAGCCTTCGTCTCCATCACCACCCTGGACCGCAAGCTGGCCAGGGCCATGGAGCCGCGCGCCTCCACCCCCGCCAAACGGCTTGAGGCCATCAGCCGCCTGGCCGATGCGGGGTGCCCGGTCGGGGTCGGCTTCGCCCCCGTCATTCCCGGCCTCAACGATCATGAACTGGAATCGGTCCTGGAGGCCGCCGCCAAGGCCGGGGCGACCACGGCCATGTACGTCACCCTGCGCCTGCCGCTGGAGATCAAGGACCTGTTTCAGGAATGGCTGGCCGACGCCCGGCCCGACCGCGCCGCCCGCGTCATGTCCCTGATTCGCCAGACGCGCGGCGGGCGCGACTACGACCCCGACTTCGCCCAGCGGATGAAGGGGCGCGGCCCGGTCGCCGACCTGATCGCCGTCCGCTTCAAGGCCGCCCTGAAACGCTATGGGCTGGATGCGCCCCGCCCTCTGCTGGACGAAAGCCGTTTCCACGTCCCGGCCGACGCCCGACCTCAACTGGAGCTGTTCGGCTAA
- a CDS encoding FAD-binding oxidoreductase, whose translation MSTTAPSPAFLDELKAALGPGGWTQDPQVVAPFLTEWRNRWTGETPILLTPRSTEEVARIVALCARDGVAVTPQGGGTGLVGGQIPFGEVLLSMKKMRAVRDVTPLDDAMTVEAGLTLLEAQQAATAAGRYFPLSLAAEGSATVGGVISTNAGGTQVLRYGMMRDLVLGVEAVLPNGQIFNGLKRLRKDNTGYDLKQLLIGAEGTLGVVTAATLKLFPIMRSRAVAIVGLETAAASIELLARAKAETGGGVEAFELMKRLGMELVLKTIPDTREPLESTPDWYVLIEIASGTPGGAEAQMEALLEVAFDEGLITDAAIAQNDAQRAAFWRLREEHSAALKPEGGGWKHDVSVPISRIAHFIDEASAAVARFHPGARISVFGHVGDGNLHYDILPGVGQDVPAFIGRWKEGSQVVHDVVARYDGSISAEHGLGRLKTDEARRYKSPLEIETMAAIRQALDPRRIMNPAVLF comes from the coding sequence ATGAGCACGACCGCCCCTTCCCCCGCCTTTCTGGATGAGTTGAAGGCCGCCCTCGGCCCGGGCGGTTGGACCCAGGACCCGCAGGTCGTGGCCCCCTTCCTGACCGAATGGCGCAACCGCTGGACGGGCGAAACGCCCATCCTCCTGACCCCGCGTTCGACCGAGGAGGTCGCGCGCATCGTCGCCCTGTGCGCCCGCGACGGGGTGGCGGTCACGCCCCAGGGCGGGGGCACCGGCCTGGTCGGGGGCCAGATTCCCTTCGGCGAAGTGCTGCTGTCGATGAAGAAGATGCGCGCCGTCCGCGACGTCACGCCCCTGGACGACGCCATGACGGTCGAGGCCGGTCTGACCCTGTTGGAGGCGCAACAGGCGGCGACGGCGGCGGGCCGCTATTTCCCGCTCAGCCTGGCGGCCGAGGGCTCGGCCACCGTCGGCGGCGTCATCTCCACCAACGCCGGCGGCACCCAGGTGCTGCGCTACGGCATGATGCGCGATCTGGTGCTGGGCGTCGAGGCGGTCCTGCCCAACGGTCAGATCTTCAACGGCCTGAAACGCCTCAGGAAGGACAACACCGGCTACGACCTGAAGCAGCTTCTGATCGGGGCGGAGGGCACGCTGGGCGTCGTCACCGCCGCCACTCTGAAACTGTTTCCGATCATGCGCTCGCGCGCCGTCGCGATCGTGGGGCTTGAGACCGCCGCCGCCTCCATCGAGCTTCTGGCCCGCGCCAAGGCCGAGACCGGCGGCGGGGTCGAGGCGTTCGAGCTGATGAAGCGCCTGGGCATGGAACTGGTGCTGAAGACCATCCCCGACACCCGCGAACCTCTGGAGTCGACGCCCGACTGGTACGTCCTGATCGAAATCGCCTCGGGCACGCCGGGCGGGGCCGAAGCGCAGATGGAGGCCCTGCTGGAGGTCGCCTTCGACGAGGGGCTGATCACCGACGCCGCCATCGCCCAGAACGACGCCCAGCGCGCCGCCTTCTGGCGTCTGCGCGAGGAGCATTCGGCGGCTCTGAAGCCCGAGGGCGGCGGCTGGAAACACGACGTCTCCGTGCCGATCAGCCGAATCGCCCATTTCATCGACGAAGCCTCGGCCGCCGTCGCACGCTTCCATCCCGGCGCCCGCATCTCGGTCTTCGGCCACGTCGGCGACGGCAATCTGCACTACGACATCCTGCCGGGCGTCGGTCAGGACGTGCCCGCCTTCATCGGCCGCTGGAAGGAAGGCTCCCAAGTCGTTCATGACGTGGTCGCCCGCTACGACGGCTCCATCTCGGCCGAACATGGTCTGGGCCGGCTGAAGACCGACGAGGCCCGGCGCTACAAGTCGCCGCTGGAGATCGAGACCATGGCCGCCATCCGCCAGGCGCTCGATCCTCGACGCATCATGAACCCCGCCGTCCTGTTCTGA